A stretch of Aerococcaceae bacterium zg-252 DNA encodes these proteins:
- a CDS encoding PTS glucose transporter subunit IIA — MADYTILAKDIIANVGGKENIKNVRHCITRLRFQLKDESKANTDYLKKREGVVTVVQAGGQYQVVIGNHVPEVYEAVLKQGITGVGEVAPDDADEKANGNLFDRFVDLMSGLFQPFLGALAAAGIIKGLVAILSAFGGKEITTSGLYILLNASGDAFFQYLPFALAITAAGKFKLNQFTALAVTGALLYPNIGQQIVAGTNLFGIPFALPQAGSYYQTVIPIILAIWVAAKVEKWVKSWMPTVIKLFGVPFLTLLVSVPLTFIVVGPVSNILSNLLSGAFNAVYNFSPILFGLILGGSWQVLVMFGMHWAIIPMVINQMTVQGFSSFFSPAVLPNFTQTGALAAIMLKTKEDKTRQLAGPALVSSLFGVTEPAIYGVTLPMRTPFIISCIAGAAQGAYVAWQGATSYAMGGLGVFAYPSYINPANGDFSSMIHMFIGTAIAIGVSFVLTLLYGVKDIFGGNDTKEMVAETPQEVAAPTTTQLKQELIAAPLSGKVVTLTDVPDPVFASEAMGKGIAILPSKGEVVSPVNGVVTTIFPTGHAVGITSDSGAEILIHIGMDTVQLDGKGFTAHVKNGDRIQAGQKLIDFDIATIEAAGLPTITPIIITNTNQYTDVITTQAEEVSTGDYLLDAVL, encoded by the coding sequence ATGGCAGATTACACAATTTTAGCTAAAGACATTATTGCGAATGTCGGTGGCAAGGAAAATATTAAAAACGTAAGACACTGTATTACAAGACTTCGTTTCCAATTAAAAGACGAAAGTAAGGCAAATACAGATTATTTGAAAAAACGTGAAGGTGTCGTAACGGTTGTTCAAGCAGGAGGACAATATCAAGTAGTTATTGGTAACCATGTGCCAGAAGTTTATGAGGCTGTATTAAAACAAGGCATTACAGGTGTCGGAGAAGTAGCACCCGATGATGCAGACGAAAAAGCAAATGGTAATTTATTTGACCGCTTTGTTGACTTAATGTCTGGTTTATTCCAACCATTTTTAGGTGCATTAGCTGCAGCCGGTATTATTAAAGGGTTAGTCGCAATTTTAAGTGCTTTTGGTGGCAAAGAGATTACGACTTCTGGTTTATATATTTTATTAAATGCTTCTGGAGATGCATTCTTCCAATATTTACCATTCGCATTAGCGATTACAGCAGCTGGTAAATTTAAATTAAATCAATTTACAGCATTAGCTGTTACAGGAGCGTTGCTCTATCCTAATATTGGACAACAAATTGTAGCTGGAACAAACCTTTTTGGTATTCCATTTGCACTACCACAAGCAGGAAGTTACTATCAAACGGTTATCCCAATTATTTTAGCGATTTGGGTTGCTGCGAAAGTTGAGAAATGGGTTAAATCTTGGATGCCAACAGTAATTAAATTATTCGGTGTTCCGTTCTTAACATTACTTGTTTCTGTGCCATTAACGTTTATCGTTGTTGGGCCAGTATCGAATATTTTATCTAATTTATTATCTGGTGCATTTAATGCTGTGTATAACTTCAGTCCAATTTTATTCGGTCTTATTTTAGGTGGTTCGTGGCAAGTATTAGTAATGTTCGGTATGCATTGGGCAATTATACCTATGGTAATTAACCAAATGACAGTACAAGGATTTTCATCATTTTTTTCACCTGCTGTTTTACCTAACTTTACTCAAACAGGTGCATTGGCTGCGATTATGTTAAAAACAAAAGAAGATAAAACAAGACAATTAGCTGGGCCAGCTTTAGTTTCTTCATTATTTGGTGTAACAGAGCCAGCAATTTATGGTGTGACTTTACCAATGCGTACACCATTCATTATTTCATGTATCGCAGGTGCTGCTCAAGGTGCTTATGTTGCATGGCAAGGAGCAACATCTTACGCTATGGGTGGTTTAGGTGTTTTTGCTTATCCTTCATACATTAATCCAGCAAATGGTGATTTTTCTAGTATGATTCATATGTTTATCGGTACTGCGATTGCGATTGGCGTGTCATTTGTTTTAACTTTATTATATGGTGTTAAAGATATTTTTGGGGGTAATGATACTAAAGAAATGGTAGCTGAAACACCGCAAGAAGTGGCTGCACCAACAACTACTCAATTAAAACAAGAATTAATTGCTGCACCATTATCTGGTAAAGTGGTGACATTAACGGATGTACCAGACCCAGTATTTGCGAGTGAGGCAATGGGTAAAGGGATTGCGATTTTACCAAGTAAAGGTGAAGTAGTTTCTCCTGTTAATGGGGTAGTAACAACTATTTTCCCAACAGGACATGCAGTGGGGATTACTTCGGATTCTGGTGCTGAAATTTTGATTCATATCGGCATGGATACTGTTCAATTAGATGGTAAAGGCTTTACGGCTCATGTTAAAAATGGCGACCGTATTCAAGCGGGACAAAAATTAATTGATTTTGATATTGCGACAATTGAAGCAGCAGGATTGCCAACGATTACACCAATCATCATCACTAACACAAATCAATATACAGATGTGATTACCACTCAAGCAGAAGAAGTATCAACTGGTGATTACTTATTGGATGCGGTACTATAA
- a CDS encoding PRD domain-containing protein — translation MKILKVFNNNVALAVEQSNKEVIVMGKGIAFGKKTGDYIDESVVEKVFVLQDESVSTFSDLYESTKPEVIDALLKIVDLAEAELSITLKSSAYLALADHINFAIERQENGISLENPLSWEVKNFYPQEYAIGLQALTLIEEIVGIQFNESEATSIALHLVNASKQGDHLEQTIKVTKIVRDILNIVRTYFGVNFDEESITYSRFVTHLQFFAQRIVKNLHHGDADSFLYEQVKASYPKAFECTQRIKDYAEKVHRFTINQDEQVYLSIHIQRSITQSQIKQ, via the coding sequence GTGAAGATTTTAAAAGTCTTCAATAATAACGTGGCCTTAGCAGTGGAGCAGTCCAATAAAGAAGTTATAGTAATGGGAAAGGGGATAGCGTTCGGTAAAAAAACAGGTGATTATATCGATGAATCTGTCGTAGAAAAAGTGTTCGTCTTGCAAGATGAATCGGTTTCTACTTTCTCTGATTTATACGAGAGCACCAAGCCTGAAGTGATTGATGCTTTACTCAAAATTGTTGATTTAGCAGAAGCTGAATTGTCGATAACCTTAAAATCTAGTGCCTATCTAGCATTAGCAGATCATATTAATTTTGCGATTGAAAGACAGGAAAATGGAATTAGTCTTGAAAATCCATTGTCTTGGGAGGTAAAAAATTTCTATCCACAAGAATATGCGATTGGTTTGCAAGCCTTAACTTTGATTGAAGAGATTGTTGGGATTCAGTTTAATGAAAGTGAAGCTACTTCAATTGCACTTCATCTAGTTAATGCAAGTAAACAAGGTGACCATTTGGAACAAACGATTAAGGTGACTAAAATTGTTCGAGATATTTTAAATATTGTCCGTACTTATTTTGGTGTTAATTTTGATGAAGAATCAATTACTTATTCACGCTTTGTAACGCATTTACAGTTTTTTGCACAACGAATTGTTAAAAATCTTCATCATGGAGATGCTGATTCGTTTCTCTATGAACAAGTAAAAGCGTCTTATCCTAAAGCGTTTGAGTGCACGCAGAGAATTAAGGACTATGCCGAAAAGGTACATCGTTTTACGATTAATCAAGATGAACAGGTTTATTTATCGATTCACATTCAACGATCGATTACTCAAAGTCAAATAAAGCAATAG
- a CDS encoding formate--tetrahydrofolate ligase → MTHLTDLEIANKITMAPINAIAEQAGIDVEHISHYGKYKAKIDFSKGPQLEKGKLILVTAITPTPAGEGKTTTSVGLADALKEIGENVILALREPSLGPVFGMKGGAAGGGYAQVVPMEDINLHFTGDFHAISAAHNLLAAMLDNHIHHGNVLNIDTRSIVWKRVVDMNDRQLRHIVSGLQGKTNGVPREDGYDITVASEIMAILCLATDLMDLKARIAKIIVAYDIDGKPITAADLKAEGAMTTLLKEAIQPNLVQTLEKTPAILHGGPFANIAHGCNSVIATKTALRYADYVVTEAGFGADLGAEKFLDIKCRVANLNPSVAVLVATVRALKMHGGVAKKDLATENLAAVVAGLANLERHLSNLQEVYQLPVVVALNKFPTDTQAEIDLVIETCRQRGVEVVLSDVWAKGGKGGIELAKKVVELSKQPNQLTYAYDLNQTIEEKLLAIVQKVYRGRDIQLSPQVKKQIKQLTELGYAHLPICMAKTQYSFSDNAKLLGAPNDFSVSIKELRLSAGAGFIVALTGDIMTMPGLPKVPAAESIDIDAQGQIVGLF, encoded by the coding sequence ATGACACATTTAACCGATTTGGAAATTGCCAACAAAATTACTATGGCACCCATTAATGCAATTGCTGAACAAGCTGGAATTGATGTGGAACATATATCTCATTATGGCAAATATAAAGCGAAAATTGATTTTTCAAAAGGACCACAGCTAGAAAAAGGAAAACTCATTTTAGTGACGGCGATTACACCAACACCGGCAGGCGAGGGGAAAACGACTACTTCAGTAGGACTAGCTGATGCACTCAAAGAGATTGGTGAAAATGTCATATTAGCATTGCGTGAACCGTCCTTAGGGCCTGTCTTTGGAATGAAAGGTGGTGCAGCTGGAGGTGGCTATGCACAAGTTGTGCCAATGGAAGATATTAATTTGCATTTTACTGGTGACTTTCATGCTATTAGTGCAGCTCATAATTTATTAGCAGCAATGTTAGATAATCATATTCATCATGGAAATGTGTTAAATATTGATACTCGTTCGATTGTTTGGAAACGTGTTGTCGATATGAATGACCGTCAATTACGTCATATTGTATCGGGTCTTCAAGGTAAAACGAATGGTGTACCGAGAGAAGACGGCTACGATATTACAGTTGCTAGCGAAATTATGGCGATTTTATGTTTAGCAACGGATTTAATGGATTTGAAAGCTCGTATCGCTAAAATTATTGTTGCGTATGATATTGACGGAAAACCGATTACGGCTGCTGATTTGAAAGCAGAAGGTGCGATGACGACATTACTTAAAGAGGCGATTCAGCCGAATCTTGTGCAGACACTTGAAAAAACACCGGCAATTTTACATGGGGGCCCATTTGCAAATATCGCACATGGTTGTAATAGTGTCATTGCCACGAAAACAGCCTTACGATATGCTGATTATGTGGTGACGGAAGCTGGTTTTGGAGCAGACTTAGGTGCAGAAAAATTTTTGGACATTAAATGCCGTGTGGCGAATTTGAACCCAAGTGTTGCTGTATTAGTTGCGACAGTTCGTGCTTTGAAAATGCATGGTGGTGTTGCGAAGAAAGATTTAGCGACTGAAAACTTAGCAGCAGTTGTTGCAGGACTAGCTAATTTAGAACGTCATTTATCGAATTTACAGGAAGTATATCAATTGCCCGTTGTGGTAGCATTGAATAAGTTCCCAACAGATACGCAAGCAGAAATTGATTTAGTTATCGAAACTTGCCGTCAACGTGGTGTGGAAGTCGTGTTATCAGACGTGTGGGCAAAAGGTGGTAAGGGTGGTATTGAACTAGCTAAAAAAGTCGTTGAATTATCTAAACAACCAAATCAATTAACTTATGCATATGACTTAAATCAGACGATTGAAGAAAAATTATTGGCGATTGTGCAAAAAGTATATCGTGGTCGTGATATTCAATTGTCGCCACAAGTAAAAAAACAAATCAAACAATTGACAGAATTAGGATACGCTCATTTGCCAATCTGTATGGCTAAGACACAATATTCGTTTTCGGACAATGCGAAATTACTTGGTGCTCCTAATGATTTTTCGGTATCAATTAAGGAATTACGATTATCAGCTGGTGCAGGATTTATTGTGGCTTTGACAGGAGATATTATGACTATGCCAGGCCTACCAAAAGTACCAGCAGCAGAATCGATTGATATTGATGCACAAGGGCAAATTGTAGGATTATTTTAA
- the purB gene encoding adenylosuccinate lyase — translation MIERYTRPQMAALWSDEKRYETWLEVEIQATEAWATLGVVPKEDAKLIRQNATFDVARILEIEAETHHDVVAFTRAVSESLGEERKWVHYGLTSTDVVDTAYGYQLKQVNAVLREDLLHLIDVVAKKAKEHQYTVCMGRTHGVHAEPTTFGLKLAGFYSELKRHLKRFDEAANGIQAGKISGAVGTFANTPPEVEAYVCEHLGINAQDISTQVLPRDLHAEYVATLALIGTSVERFATEIRGLQKSETREVEEFFAKGQKGSSAMPHKRNPIGSENVSGLARVMRGYMVTAYENVNLWHERDISHSSAERIILPDLTTILDYQLARFARIIENLTVFPENMLRNMNATLGLIYSQRLLLKLVDAGLSREHAYDTVQPLTALSWDEQRDFRTLVEANEIITAHLSAEDIDDAFDYRYHIRQVDTIFERLGL, via the coding sequence ATGATTGAACGATATACTCGACCACAAATGGCAGCTTTATGGAGTGATGAAAAACGTTACGAAACATGGTTGGAAGTTGAGATTCAAGCGACTGAAGCATGGGCGACATTGGGTGTAGTGCCTAAAGAAGATGCGAAATTAATTCGCCAAAATGCAACGTTTGATGTTGCACGAATTTTAGAAATCGAAGCTGAAACACATCATGATGTCGTGGCGTTTACTCGTGCAGTGAGCGAAAGTTTAGGGGAAGAACGCAAGTGGGTGCACTATGGCTTAACGAGTACTGATGTGGTGGATACAGCTTATGGCTATCAATTAAAACAAGTTAATGCAGTTTTGCGTGAAGATTTATTGCACTTAATTGATGTCGTTGCGAAAAAGGCAAAAGAGCACCAATATACAGTTTGTATGGGACGTACACATGGGGTTCATGCAGAACCAACAACATTTGGGTTAAAATTGGCTGGATTTTACTCAGAATTAAAACGTCACTTAAAACGCTTTGATGAAGCTGCTAATGGTATTCAAGCAGGGAAAATTAGTGGGGCAGTCGGAACATTTGCGAATACTCCACCAGAAGTTGAAGCTTATGTATGCGAGCATTTAGGTATTAATGCACAAGATATTTCGACACAAGTGTTGCCACGTGATTTACACGCTGAATATGTTGCAACCTTGGCATTGATTGGTACGAGTGTCGAACGATTTGCTACGGAAATTCGTGGGTTGCAAAAGTCGGAAACACGTGAGGTTGAAGAATTTTTTGCTAAAGGGCAAAAAGGTTCGTCGGCTATGCCACATAAACGCAATCCAATTGGTAGTGAAAACGTATCAGGATTGGCACGAGTGATGCGTGGTTATATGGTGACAGCCTATGAAAATGTTAACTTATGGCATGAACGTGATATTTCACACTCATCTGCTGAACGTATTATTTTACCTGATTTGACGACGATATTAGACTATCAATTAGCACGCTTTGCACGCATTATTGAAAATTTAACAGTCTTTCCAGAAAACATGTTACGCAATATGAATGCGACATTGGGTTTGATTTATTCACAACGTTTATTATTAAAACTCGTTGATGCTGGTTTGAGCCGTGAACATGCTTATGATACCGTACAACCATTGACGGCATTGTCATGGGATGAACAACGTGATTTTAGAACTTTAGTTGAAGCTAATGAAATAATTACAGCACATCTATCGGCAGAAGACATTGATGATGCGTTCGATTATCGCTATCATATCCGTCAGGTAGACACAATATTTGAACGACTCGGATTGTAA
- a CDS encoding bifunctional oligoribonuclease/PAP phosphatase NrnA, translated as MYLLSEQTNAFYQLLKQYERIIIHRHKRPDPDAIGSQLGLKYLIEATYPQKKVFAAGTTTQGLAWLGEMDKVTREDYQDALVIVVDTANQERIDGEHYTLGAALIKIDHHPDVEQYGDLQIVHPQASSCSELLTAMSEELKHRLPLNAKAARLLYAGIVGDTGRFLYNATTAMTHQLTSRLLEQGINAFEINDTFQLTTLEELKFQAFAYEHLVVDPSGMAFLRIDRTHLAEFGITEEQTNGIVNIASRIKGVYCWVTFVEQDGEDFFYRCRIRSKGPVINGIAANHHGGGHPMASGANAYSEEEIQAIIAEMKAAAVEYVAENGLA; from the coding sequence ATGTACTTATTATCAGAACAAACAAACGCATTTTATCAATTGTTGAAACAATATGAACGTATTATCATTCATCGTCATAAACGACCTGACCCAGATGCGATTGGTTCACAATTAGGACTTAAATATTTGATTGAAGCAACGTATCCACAAAAGAAAGTATTCGCAGCAGGAACGACAACGCAAGGTTTAGCGTGGTTGGGCGAAATGGATAAAGTAACACGAGAAGATTATCAAGATGCTTTAGTTATTGTAGTCGATACTGCTAACCAAGAACGCATTGACGGCGAACACTATACTTTAGGGGCAGCCTTAATTAAAATTGACCATCACCCCGATGTAGAACAGTATGGTGATTTACAAATTGTGCATCCACAAGCGAGTTCGTGCAGTGAGTTATTGACAGCGATGAGTGAAGAATTGAAACATCGTCTACCATTAAATGCTAAGGCAGCACGACTATTGTATGCTGGAATTGTAGGAGATACCGGTCGCTTTTTATATAATGCAACGACAGCGATGACGCATCAGTTGACTAGCCGATTATTAGAACAAGGTATCAATGCCTTTGAAATTAATGACACATTCCAATTAACGACATTAGAAGAACTGAAATTTCAAGCATTCGCTTATGAGCATTTAGTTGTTGACCCGTCAGGTATGGCATTTTTACGAATTGACCGAACACATTTAGCAGAATTTGGTATAACAGAAGAGCAAACAAATGGTATCGTTAATATTGCGTCACGCATTAAAGGGGTCTATTGTTGGGTGACTTTTGTGGAACAAGACGGAGAAGACTTTTTCTATCGTTGCCGTATTCGTTCTAAAGGGCCAGTTATCAATGGCATTGCTGCGAATCATCATGGTGGTGGACACCCTATGGCAAGTGGTGCTAATGCGTATAGTGAAGAAGAAATTCAAGCAATTATTGCTGAGATGAAAGCAGCAGCTGTTGAATATGTTGCGGAGAATGGGTTGGCGTAG
- a CDS encoding CBS domain-containing protein, whose protein sequence is MATKHEQIMQYIKTLPVGHKISVRGIAKKLKMSEGTAYRAIKEAESVGLVSTIERVGTIRIEQKVKYMTDMLTFKEIVRIIDGEILGGEKGLNRHLSKFIIGAMKKDAMMRYFSEHSMIIVGNRTEVQQLALEHDVAVLITGGFTAKQSIIDLANERNLPVISTSYDTFTVATMINRSISDQLIKKEILTIKDIYMPIEKSKALTAQDTVRTFHQLSDETGLSRFPVVYNNRLIGVVTAKDLIGREEDVLIDRVMTRDTVTVKLHMSIASVSHKMIWEDIEMIPVVADNLQLLGVVSRQDVMKAVHTVQQQPQIVHTFEDDVVVHLQATEATNRYSGYRYQARVQPQMINNLGTISYGVLCELITQVAQRQVLEVTNLNNIIEKFELNYFNLLQIDNEMQFKVEVFHHNRRSALVQVDVYHENTLAAKAIVTSQIIERS, encoded by the coding sequence ATGGCAACGAAACATGAACAAATCATGCAATACATTAAAACATTACCAGTTGGACATAAAATTTCAGTACGAGGCATTGCTAAAAAACTCAAGATGAGTGAAGGAACAGCGTATCGTGCGATTAAAGAAGCAGAATCTGTGGGGCTTGTTTCGACTATTGAACGTGTCGGTACTATTCGCATTGAACAAAAAGTGAAATACATGACCGATATGCTGACATTTAAAGAGATTGTTCGTATCATTGACGGCGAAATCTTGGGTGGGGAAAAAGGACTTAATCGTCATTTAAGTAAATTTATTATCGGAGCGATGAAAAAAGATGCGATGATGCGTTACTTCAGTGAACATTCGATGATTATTGTCGGAAACCGAACAGAAGTACAACAGTTGGCACTCGAACATGATGTAGCTGTGTTGATTACCGGTGGTTTTACAGCGAAACAATCAATTATTGATTTAGCAAATGAACGCAATTTACCCGTTATCTCAACGTCTTATGATACCTTTACAGTTGCAACAATGATTAACCGTTCTATTTCAGACCAATTGATTAAAAAGGAAATTTTGACGATTAAAGATATTTACATGCCAATCGAAAAATCAAAAGCATTGACAGCACAAGATACGGTTAGAACTTTTCATCAATTATCAGATGAAACAGGATTATCACGTTTTCCGGTGGTATACAATAACCGTCTGATTGGAGTTGTTACAGCAAAAGATTTAATCGGACGTGAAGAAGATGTGTTAATTGACCGAGTAATGACACGAGATACTGTAACGGTAAAGTTGCACATGAGTATTGCCAGTGTGTCGCATAAGATGATTTGGGAAGATATTGAAATGATTCCAGTAGTAGCTGATAATTTACAATTGCTCGGCGTTGTGTCACGACAAGATGTGATGAAAGCAGTGCATACAGTACAACAACAGCCACAAATTGTGCATACTTTTGAAGACGATGTGGTGGTACATTTGCAAGCGACTGAAGCAACGAACCGTTATTCTGGTTATCGCTATCAAGCACGTGTTCAACCGCAGATGATTAACAATTTAGGTACGATTTCGTATGGTGTTCTATGTGAGTTAATTACACAAGTGGCACAACGTCAAGTATTAGAAGTCACCAATCTTAATAATATTATTGAGAAATTTGAGTTGAATTACTTTAATTTATTGCAGATAGACAATGAGATGCAATTTAAAGTAGAAGTATTTCACCATAATCGACGCAGTGCACTCGTTCAAGTAGATGTGTATCATGAAAATACTTTAGCAGCTAAAGCGATTGTCACTAGTCAAATTATTGAACGAAGTTAA
- the dinB gene encoding DNA polymerase IV → MQYGLLTFAEPVPDTSRKILHVDMDAFYASIEVRDNPALKNRPVVIAKHPNLTEGRGIVSTCNYIARQYGIHSAMPAMKAYKLCPKAVFIQGNMQYYQEVSNQIRQIFLKYTDKIEPLSLDEAYLDVTENHLGEWSALKLARMIQQEIWDTLQLTCSIGVSYNKFIAKIASDFHKPKGITLVTPEQAVPFLKQLPIEKFYGVGKKSVGHFHELGIKTGEDLYNTSFDTLIQHFGKMGYSLYHKVRGVHDAPVSNQRSRKSIGRERTFSQFLEQEAQVLDHIQRLCERVMEKVQAKGVLTNLVTLKIRYDDFETITRQQQVVEYFNDAKNCYQIAQQLWQLHGNLDKSIRLLGVSVSNLVEPESMTIQLSIDEL, encoded by the coding sequence ATGCAATATGGATTGTTAACCTTTGCTGAACCAGTACCGGATACATCACGTAAAATCTTACATGTCGATATGGATGCTTTCTATGCCAGTATTGAAGTGCGCGATAATCCAGCATTAAAAAATCGTCCAGTTGTCATTGCCAAGCACCCCAATTTAACAGAGGGTAGAGGAATTGTGTCGACGTGTAATTATATTGCTAGACAATACGGTATTCACTCGGCGATGCCTGCGATGAAAGCCTATAAATTATGTCCCAAAGCCGTATTTATTCAAGGAAATATGCAGTATTATCAAGAAGTTTCCAATCAAATACGTCAAATATTTTTAAAATATACGGATAAAATCGAACCTTTATCATTAGATGAAGCCTATTTAGATGTAACCGAAAATCATTTAGGTGAATGGAGTGCTCTTAAATTAGCACGCATGATTCAACAAGAAATATGGGATACTTTGCAGTTAACGTGTTCGATTGGAGTATCCTATAATAAATTTATTGCTAAAATTGCATCGGATTTTCACAAGCCAAAAGGTATTACACTGGTGACTCCAGAACAGGCGGTGCCATTTTTAAAGCAATTACCGATTGAAAAATTTTATGGCGTTGGTAAAAAATCAGTGGGGCATTTTCATGAATTAGGCATTAAGACAGGCGAAGATTTGTATAATACATCGTTTGATACGTTAATTCAACATTTTGGCAAAATGGGGTACTCGCTCTATCATAAAGTGCGTGGTGTTCATGATGCACCGGTCAGCAATCAACGCAGTCGCAAATCGATAGGTCGTGAGCGAACATTCAGTCAATTTTTAGAACAGGAAGCACAAGTGCTCGACCATATTCAACGCTTATGCGAGCGTGTCATGGAAAAAGTCCAAGCCAAAGGAGTTTTAACGAACTTAGTGACTTTAAAAATACGATATGATGATTTTGAAACTATCACTCGTCAACAACAGGTGGTCGAATATTTTAATGACGCTAAAAATTGTTATCAAATTGCACAGCAACTGTGGCAATTGCATGGTAATCTTGATAAATCAATTCGGTTGTTAGGAGTATCGGTGTCGAATTTAGTTGAACCGGAATCGATGACGATTCAATTGAGCATTGATGAGTTGTAA